The following DNA comes from Sandaracinaceae bacterium.
TCATCTCTTCGTGCAGGAGGGGACAGATCTCGGCGGGGAGGCAGCCCTCGAACTGCTGCTGGCACGCGTCGGACTGGCAGTTCGCGTCGTCTGGGTCGAGGCCGAACGCACACGCCATGCAGCTGTCGAGGAAGCTGTCGAACTGTGTGGCGCACTCGTCGCGACACAGCTGCAGCAGGCACGGGTCTTGGGCCCGAGCGAGCGACGGCAGCATGGCGCACGCGAGCATGGCGAGCACGAACGAATGGGCACCGTGCAACGTACGAAACGCACGGCGCGGCGACGGAGAGAGTAACTGGTTCATCATCTCGTCGGACCTGGGGCTGGGGTGAGGGGAGCGCGCCTCCACACCACCTCCGAGGCGCCATTCCTCGATAGCATCGCGGTTTGCTCCGGTAAGGACGACTGACGTGCTACCCCTCCGACAGAGCATCCGAGCCCGCTCTCGCGTCCGCATTCGCGGTGCGACGCGTCCTCACCCGAAGTCGAGAATGTCGAACACGCAACACTTCCTCACCGCCGACGCGTCGCGCCGGAAACGCGCTCTCCCAGGGACCGCGGTGGGTCGCAACGCGAGCGTGCCCGCGGGCGGGGCGGCATCACCATGACACACCTCGACGCACGCTCCGACGGGGAATCGGTGGTGTTCAGCGTGCGGGTCGCGCCCAGGGCCAGCCGCAACGCCGTGCTCGGTGTGCACGACGGCGCGCTCAAGGTCGCGCTCACGGCGCCGCCGGTAGATGGGGCCGCGAACGCGGAGCTCACGGCGTTCCTGGCCAAGGCCCTGGGGGTGGCCAAGCGCGACGTCACGCTGGAGCAGGGTCAGACCAGCCGGACCAAGCGCTTGCGCGTGCGTGGGGTTTCGGTCGATGCGCTGCACGCCCTCGTCGCTGAAGCACCATGAGACATCGGACCACGGGGTCTTGCGCGTCCTGTCGCCCCCAGCGTCGGTGCCGTGTGACGGGAATGAGCGCACGCATCTCAGTCGTGCGTGCTAACCGTGACGAAAGTGGGGATGGCTGCTCCGTGATGCGTTGTCGCTAGATCGCGTCGACCAGCGCAACCGCCGGGTCGAGCACCACGACCCGCGCGGTGACTGGGCCGGGCTCACCGCGCAGCACCATGCCGCCATTCCCATCGGGGTCCAGCGTGCGCGCACTGCGACGAGCCCGCGCCGTGAAGTCGAGTGACAGGTGCTCGCCCGGGCGCGATGCGCGCAGCTGCCACTGCGGCGCGTCGATGTCCGTCTCGCGGCTGTGCGCCTCGTCGATGTCCCAACCACGCCGCACGACGAGTGCTCTCCATGCGGCGTAGTCCGCCGAGGGCAGCGCTGGCTCGGCGAGCGCGACGGCGAGCTCCTCGCGCGCTCTCTTCACGCTGAAGACCTGTGCCTTCAGTCGCCACCCGTGCGGTTCGACGACGCGTCGCGCGCTCGTCGCAGCCGACCAGCCGAGGCCCGTGTAGCGGTCCATCATGCCGTCGTCGTCCGCGCCGAACGCCGCGACGACGAGCCCCACGAGCTCGTCCTTGGCGACGCCGAAGTTGGCGACGGGCAAGGTGCGACCCTGCACCGTCAGCGCGGGATGCACCACGAAACGCACGGTCCAGCCAGCGGCCGTGATGCGCGCTTGGATCTCGGCCAGGCTCACCTC
Coding sequences within:
- a CDS encoding YggU family protein; translated protein: MTHLDARSDGESVVFSVRVAPRASRNAVLGVHDGALKVALTAPPVDGAANAELTAFLAKALGVAKRDVTLEQGQTSRTKRLRVRGVSVDALHALVAEAP